The Falco peregrinus isolate bFalPer1 chromosome 12, bFalPer1.pri, whole genome shotgun sequence genome has a segment encoding these proteins:
- the LOC101911460 gene encoding D-beta-hydroxybutyrate dehydrogenase, mitochondrial-like isoform X1 gives MPGAALLLLGAALLLAGGGRCLGRRLLLLLLPRRARRALPAEGKAVLVTGCDKGFGHALAKQLHAKGFTVFAGCLLMDKNGDGARELKNMKSDRMKVLQMDVCSDQEVAQAVDFVKRTLKEPEEGLWGLVNNAGVSTFGEVEFASLDNYKKVAEINLWGTVRVTKAFLPLIRRAKGRVVNITSMLGRMASPSRSCYCVSKFGVAAFSDCLRQEMYRWGVRVILIEPSNFVAATGILTADSIDKQAEALWSGASHTVQEDYGWEYFTHHVALMKSFVNSGLKDMSLVLNDITDALTSPCPNNCYNPMETYWWVRLQVMTHLPTAIADWLYIPGATL, from the exons ATGCCGGGCgccgcgctgctgctgctgggcgccgcgctgctgctggcgggcggcgggcggtgcCTGGGCCGCcgcctcctgctgctgctgctgccgcggCGGGCCCGCCGCGCCCTGCCC GCTGAAGGGAAGGCGGTGCTCGTAACAGGTTGCGACAAAGGTTTTGGACATGCTTTGGCAAAACAGCTTCATGCGAAGGGATTTACTGTTTTTGCTGGATGCTTGCTCATG GATAAGAATGGAGATGGAGCCAGGGAGCTGAAGAACATGAAGTCAGATCGCATGAAAGTGCTACAGATGGATGTGTGCAGTGACCAGGAGGTGGCTCAGGCTGTGGATTTTGTGAAGAGGACCCTGAAGGAGCCAGAGGAAG GTCTGTGGGGTCTGGTGAACAACGCTGGTGTCTCGACCTTTGGAGAGGTGGAATTTGCAAGTTTAGACAACTACAAGAAGGTGGCAGAGATCAACCTGTGGGGCACTGTGAGAGTGACAAAGGCCTTCCTGCCCCTCATTCGTAGAGCTAAAG GCCGTGTGGTGAATATCACAAGCATGTTGGGACGGATGGCGAGTCCATCCCGCTCCTGCTATTGCGTTTCCAAGTTTGGGGTGGCAGCCTTCTCGGACTGCCTCCGGCAGGAGATGTACCGCTGGGGTGTCAGAGTCATCCTCATTGAGCCCAGTAACTTCGTGGCAGCTACAGGCATCCTGACGGCAGACAGCATCGATAAACAGGCTGAGGCACTGTGGAGCGGAGCCAGCCACACTGTGCAGGAGGACTACGGGTGGGAGTATTTCACTCATCACGTGGCCCTGATGAAGTCCTTCGTTAACAGTGGCCTGAAGGACATGTCTCTGGTCTTGAATGACATCACCGATGCACTTACTTCTCCGTGCCCAAACAACTGTTACAATCCCATGGAGACCTACTGGTGGGTGAGGCTGCAAGTCATGACTCACCTGCCCACCGCCATTGCTGACTGGCTTTACATCCCCGGAGCCACCCTGTAA
- the LOC101911460 gene encoding D-beta-hydroxybutyrate dehydrogenase, mitochondrial-like isoform X2, which yields MGISTLFLHYMSLFTGLKVEDKNGDGARELKNMKSDRMKVLQMDVCSDQEVAQAVDFVKRTLKEPEEGLWGLVNNAGVSTFGEVEFASLDNYKKVAEINLWGTVRVTKAFLPLIRRAKGRVVNITSMLGRMASPSRSCYCVSKFGVAAFSDCLRQEMYRWGVRVILIEPSNFVAATGILTADSIDKQAEALWSGASHTVQEDYGWEYFTHHVALMKSFVNSGLKDMSLVLNDITDALTSPCPNNCYNPMETYWWVRLQVMTHLPTAIADWLYIPGATL from the exons ATGGGTATTTCAACTCTTTTCCTTCATTACATGTCATTGTTTACTGGACTGAAGGTGGAG GATAAGAATGGAGATGGAGCCAGGGAGCTGAAGAACATGAAGTCAGATCGCATGAAAGTGCTACAGATGGATGTGTGCAGTGACCAGGAGGTGGCTCAGGCTGTGGATTTTGTGAAGAGGACCCTGAAGGAGCCAGAGGAAG GTCTGTGGGGTCTGGTGAACAACGCTGGTGTCTCGACCTTTGGAGAGGTGGAATTTGCAAGTTTAGACAACTACAAGAAGGTGGCAGAGATCAACCTGTGGGGCACTGTGAGAGTGACAAAGGCCTTCCTGCCCCTCATTCGTAGAGCTAAAG GCCGTGTGGTGAATATCACAAGCATGTTGGGACGGATGGCGAGTCCATCCCGCTCCTGCTATTGCGTTTCCAAGTTTGGGGTGGCAGCCTTCTCGGACTGCCTCCGGCAGGAGATGTACCGCTGGGGTGTCAGAGTCATCCTCATTGAGCCCAGTAACTTCGTGGCAGCTACAGGCATCCTGACGGCAGACAGCATCGATAAACAGGCTGAGGCACTGTGGAGCGGAGCCAGCCACACTGTGCAGGAGGACTACGGGTGGGAGTATTTCACTCATCACGTGGCCCTGATGAAGTCCTTCGTTAACAGTGGCCTGAAGGACATGTCTCTGGTCTTGAATGACATCACCGATGCACTTACTTCTCCGTGCCCAAACAACTGTTACAATCCCATGGAGACCTACTGGTGGGTGAGGCTGCAAGTCATGACTCACCTGCCCACCGCCATTGCTGACTGGCTTTACATCCCCGGAGCCACCCTGTAA
- the BDH1 gene encoding D-beta-hydroxybutyrate dehydrogenase, mitochondrial has translation MLATKLSRPLLNFSVKALNFKGPRNGFRPVQRFCFPLLSPYDSRSYASEVDQIGSRAVLITGCDSGFGFALAKHLHAKGFVVYAGCLQKDTGGGGSKDLDNMNSDRMRTVQLNVCDSKEVDRAVEHVNNSLEDPEKGLWGLVNNAGISTFGEVEFTSMDTYMEVAEVNLWGTVRTTKAFLPLIRRSKGRVVNISSMMGRMGSPARSPYCITKFGVEAFSDCLRYEMQPQGVMVSIVEPGNFIAATNLYSPERIKAIADKMWDELPEIVRKDYGRKYFDEQVSKMETYCNSGSTDTSPVIESVTHALTSTTPYTRYHPMDYYWWLRMQIMTHMPAAISDRLYVY, from the exons ATGTTGGCTACCAAGCTGTCCCGGCCTCTCCTGAACTTCTCTGTGAAAGCCCTGAATTTCAAGGGCCCACGGAATGGCTTCAG gccAGTGCAAAGATTTTGCTTCCCTCTCTTGTCCCCATATGACAGCCGCTCTTATGCAAGTGAAGTTGATCAG attggcagcagagctgtgcttaTAACAGGTTGTGACTCAGGGTTTGGATTTGCCTTGGCCAAGCACCTGCATGCCAAAGGCTTCGTTGTTTATGCTGGCTGCCTGCAAAAG gaCACGGGAGGTGGTGGTTCCAAGGATCTGGACAACATGAACAGTGATCGAATGAGAACTGTCCAGCTTAATGTCTGTGACAGCAAAGAAGTGGACCGAGCAGTGGAGCACGTGAATAACAGCCTGGAGGACCCAGAGAAAG ggCTCTGGGGGCTGGTTAACAATGCTGGGATCTCCACATTTGGGGAAGTAGAGTTCACCAGCATGGACACCTACATGGAGGTAGCTGAAGTGAACCTGTGGGGGACCGTGCGAACCACCAAGGCTTTTCTCCCGCTCATCCGGAGGTCAAAGG GTCGTGTGGTGAACATCAGCAGCATGATGGGTCGGATGGGCAGTCCTGCCCGGTCACCGTACTGCATCACCAAGTTTGGCGTGGAAGCCTTCTCTGACTGCCTGCGGTATGAAATGCAGCCCCAGGGCGTGATGGTCAGCATCGTGGAGCCTGGCAACTTCATAGCTGCCACCAACTTGTACAGCCCCGAGCGAATCAAAGCCATAGCTGACAAAATGTGGGATGAGCTCCCTGAGATAGTGCGCAAAGACTATGGCAGGAAGTACTTTGATGAGCAGGTCAGCAAGATGGAGACGTACTGCAACAGCGGCTCGACAGATACCTCGCCGGTCATCGAAAGTGTCACCCATGCGCTCACCTCCACGACCCCCTACACCCGCTACCACCCCATGGATTACTACTGGTGGCTGCGCATGCAGATCATGACGCACATGCCCGCTGCCATTTCAGATCGGCTCTATGTTTATTGA